One Phosphitispora fastidiosa DNA segment encodes these proteins:
- a CDS encoding AbrB/MazE/SpoVT family DNA-binding domain-containing protein encodes MYTTIHRWGNSQAVRLPKGILEIASLRENDQVEITAEHDCIIIRRAKKKHLTIEERFEGYSGDYQCKELDSGKPVGNEVW; translated from the coding sequence ATGTATACCACTATTCACAGGTGGGGTAACAGTCAGGCAGTTCGTTTACCTAAAGGTATATTAGAGATAGCTTCCTTACGTGAGAATGATCAGGTAGAAATTACGGCAGAACACGATTGTATTATCATCAGGCGGGCCAAGAAAAAGCATTTAACAATAGAGGAACGATTCGAAGGATATTCAGGTGATTATCAATGTAAAGAACTGGATAGCGGCAAACCGGTTGGAAATGAGGT